Below is a genomic region from Pseudoruegeria sp. SHC-113.
GGTCACAAGGATCGGCCCGCCGAAATCGGTCACCACCCATTCGCTTCCGGCCAGATCACCGCCCGCGCCCGCCTGTTCCATCGCTACGCGATCCACCATGATATCCACCTCATTGCCCGCGCCGCGCGTCAGGGCGGGCGTAACGGTCGTGTTGCGGTAGAGCGTCTTGCCCTCCACCCCGATCGTGGCCTGCACCGCGTAGCTCATGCGCTCGTCGATCAGCGCATCATCGAAGGTCAGACTGTAGTCCACCGGCACCTGCCCCTCTATGGCCCAACGGCGGGACGACAGCGTCACCGCAGGCGCATCCATCCTGGAAATATCCACCAGCGCCACGTCCAGAACGGCCCCCGGCGGCAGGGCGCTGCGGTCCTTGTAGGCGACGCTGCCGGAGAGCGTCTGATCCGCGGCAAGCGCACCACCCGCCATCAGGGCGGTGGCGGCAAAGGTGGAAAGGGCGGGAACCGAAAGGCGCATGAGAAGTGTCTCCAAAGCCAGTAAACCTGTGTCTTGATCCACAGCTAAGCGTTTGACGCAACGGCATGCAAGCTCAGCCCTGCACCCCTTCGGCAAGCTGGGCAGCAAACCGCGCAGCGGCGCTCGGCAGGTTACGCCCTTCCTGCTGACACAGGGCAATCCGCGCAGGGGGCAGTTTCGCCACCTCCACAGCACGCGCCCCCCGCTGCGCCAGCCAGTCCTCCTCCAGATCCACCAGCGGCCAGATCTGCAACGTTTGTCGGCCTGTCGCCCCGTGCGGCCGCATCAACCCATCCGTCACCTGCCCCGCCGTGACCTCCAAGAGCCGAGCCTTGAACTGAACGTCGAGAAATTCCCGAAAGCCGCTGCCCTCCGGCGGCAGGATCAAATCGTGATCAAGGAAGTGCTCGTTGCGGATCACCGGCAAGGGGCGCGCCGCATTCGGCACAACCGCCCGCAAGGCCACCGGTTCTGAAAACAGCGTCGTCACGCCGGCCCGGTACTGCGGCTGCAGGATCAGCGCCAGATCACTTTCGCCCTCCTGCAGCGCCAGCGCGAAGCGATCGGAGGCCGAGACCCGCACCTCGAAGCTGACCTTGGGGTGCGCGGCGCGGAACCGGTTGATCTGGCCCTGAAGGAAGCCGTGCATCAATTCCGGGCTGACCCGAAGGCGCACATGCCCGATTCTTGTGCCTTGCATCTCCGAAACTGTTTCGCCAACGCCGCGAATTTCATCAAGGTGCCGGGAAAACTGGCGGTAGTACATCTCCCCCACCGTGGAGAGCCGAACCCCCTGCGGCAGGCGGTCGAAAATCTCCTCACCGATCTCCGCCTCCAGCGCCTTGATCTGCCGGTTCAGCGCAGACGGCGAAATTGCC
It encodes:
- a CDS encoding YbaY family lipoprotein, with the protein product MRLSVPALSTFAATALMAGGALAADQTLSGSVAYKDRSALPPGAVLDVALVDISRMDAPAVTLSSRRWAIEGQVPVDYSLTFDDALIDERMSYAVQATIGVEGKTLYRNTTVTPALTRGAGNEVDIMVDRVAMEQAGAGGDLAGSEWVVTDFGGPILVTEKKPEIAFGEDGRISGFTGCNRLMGSFETDGGSISFGQGGMTMMACPEPYGEMEQKFNEQLALAQSYTLTGDTLVLGDENGRAVMRLVRKP
- a CDS encoding LysR family transcriptional regulator — translated: MRHLQIYTAIRAIVQAGSFRKASELLAISPSALNRQIKALEAEIGEEIFDRLPQGVRLSTVGEMYYRQFSRHLDEIRGVGETVSEMQGTRIGHVRLRVSPELMHGFLQGQINRFRAAHPKVSFEVRVSASDRFALALQEGESDLALILQPQYRAGVTTLFSEPVALRAVVPNAARPLPVIRNEHFLDHDLILPPEGSGFREFLDVQFKARLLEVTAGQVTDGLMRPHGATGRQTLQIWPLVDLEEDWLAQRGARAVEVAKLPPARIALCQQEGRNLPSAAARFAAQLAEGVQG